Within Spinacia oleracea cultivar Varoflay chromosome 4, BTI_SOV_V1, whole genome shotgun sequence, the genomic segment AATATTATACAACTTCTATGCACATATCGAATATTGGTTAGGCATTTCAGCTATTCATAATCAAATATTGTATCTTGTTCCTAGATTGGAAGGCAAAGTTGCACTCATCACAGGAGGTGCTAGTGGAATTGGTGAATATGCTGCTAAACTTTTTACCAAACATGGTGCCAAAGACATGATTGCTGATATTCAAGATGACTTGGGCCAATCAGTTTGCAAAAATATAGGCCCATTAGTAGCCTCATACATCCATTGCAATGTCACCAATGAAGCCCATGTTCAAAATGCATTGGACTCAACAATGGCCCAATATGGAAAACTCGACATCATGTTCAATCTACAACAGTCAAAgcatttcaattcaatttttcACCATCAAAACCCATGAAATTTCCTTACCTTTTTACTCTTATAATTTCGATTTCGAACCACCACAACCACCATTAACACCgccaacaccaccaccaccatagaGCCACCGCTGTTTTTTTTCTCCCTACCGGAAACCACCACACTCGACTTTAGACCATCGAACACCACCATCGCTTCCTTGCCCGCCCCTCTTTCCCTCGTTCTCCCGCCGCCTCCCCTGCCTCTCTTTCCGCGGCAGCGCCGCACCTACCACCATCAGCGCCGTCATTCCGGCGTGCTGCTTGCCTGCGCCTCTCACCTCCTTCCTCCAGTCGCGGACCACCGCCGCACCCTCCTCCCTTTTTCTTCTCCCTCCTTCTTGCCTTGTTGCCCACTCCTCTCCCTTTTGTCGACTTGCAAGAAGTCAGGAAACCCAACCAAATTCCTGACTCTTGCTTCCTTGCTCTAATAAACCCAAATCAAAGGCTGGCCCAATACTAATATTTGGGCTTTGGTAAGTTTTTAACTCTTTTTAATTtctatttcagattttcaaATGTATTAACAATCATTTATATAAATGACtacaaataattatttattatttaaatgaaGAGGCTATAGTTTATTGTTGAATTTCTATTAAAATGGATTTTTAATGATATTTATGTAAATGGACttataatatatataattattatttcggaatgattgattttaaattgtttgtcgttttaatattaattcaataatttaatattttgaaagaattcagactcggagctcagaaagAACGAACCAAGGGCAAAGCTAGCAAATCGTGGAATTGAgttaacggttattgctagtacccacagtcccttcgaaatgtatttatgaatgatattaTGAATGACTGATGTTTTTATAAtgttgttttatgatttgcgggattaaaagtatgatttgattgaattgttttatgataatgcagATTTATGCAAAATATTGATttaaatgaattattattcctgaaagaaacgattttatgaaataacgagatttaatggttttattgaaATATCCTGAATGAATGAaatttcctgattaatgttccattaaaagaaatgtaaacatgataaatgaaagtgtaagaactggtcaagttcccctgatatggagctcaggctccccctgataagaagcactggcttcccctgatatggaacctaGGTTCTCCCTGATAAGAaacactggcttcccctgatatggaacccaggttccccctgataagaagcattggcttcccctgatattgAACCCAGgttccccctgttatgaagcactggcttcccctgttcgtaggagacgtcctaccatgttttcttGTAAAGTCCTAACGACCAAAATAAtattgttaaaaggaaaaaggttaaagAAACGATGTTCCTGAAAcaatgttcctgaaataatgttcctgaaataatgtttccgaaatgatgcttctgaaatgatgattttattaaaaaaatttactatattctattctccatgtttattaaataaaatgaattgaaatgatgttaagATGCTTGGGttactcgttactgagtcttcggctcaccgttttgttttcttttttaggTAGTGTTGGGGACCAcagaaacgagtagtggcgaggatttcactatagaTATGTTCACCTAagtaatgttaagttgtaacaaggtTAAGTATGACTCTTgattaagttatgtactttgattaaggaattaaaaaggattattatgttattaTGGAGTTTAGAGTAAATAttatgatggttgccttgtaattcccaagagggagttaccacagtaatgtcccgaccgaattaggatgTTTCCGCTGTTAAGTatgctttaatacttgaattagaggtgGCGTTacatagagagagagagagagagagagagagagagagagagagagagagagaggctcCCATAAGAACGCTTCCTTACGGTAAGAACATTATATggtaatggcattttcgtaatttttaagAACAAATACCCCAATTTAATTATTCATTCACcgtattttttttcatttttccgatgcactttctctctcttcaattaccctctctctctctctcttttcgaACACTTCTCTCGTTGCTCAGTTCGTTGCTCGTCGCCGCCGCTCGCCGCCGCCCCCAGCGGTTCCATCACCGGTCGCCGAACCTGAAATCGAACCAAAAATGGTGGTGGCGGTAGTTGTGGTTCACGAATCAGGTAAAAAAATTTCAATTCAGCAATTCAATCTCGctgaaatttaatttaatcgATTTCTTAATTCAATCTCGCTGAAATTCTTTGAAATCGAATCGAAATCGATCTCGCTGAAATTCAATTTAATCGATTTCTCAATTCAATCTCGCCAAAATCGATTTCAATCTCGCCGGTCACCACTCGTAGCAAGTCGGCGCCGCTCGTAGTTTTCCGGCGCCGCTCATAGGTCGTCGCTCTCAGTTCACCACTCGCAGTAATCCGACGACCTCGTAtcctcctccttcctcctccatTTCTCAATCAGcactttcaattcaaaatcTATTTCAATCAGAGATTTTCAATTAGATTTTCAATCGGATGGCTTCTCTGATTAAAGGCGATTGAAAATGAGTAGAAAGAGAAAGTGATAGAAACATGCTGCTTGTTCTCTCACTgaattttcttcattttttttaatcgaTTTTCAGTTTAAAATTAGACATAATTATCGAAATTTATTCACCCgtcttttttgtcaatttctgaATATTTtgcaataaatttagaacatgcttgaatacgttttagaacatggttgaataattttagaacatgcttgaataaatttagaacactgTTGGATGAAGTTAGAACACGTTTGAATAAATATTGAACATGGtttaataaagttagaacatgcttgactAAATTTTGAAACAtagttgaataaagttagaacatgcttggataaatttagaacactGTTGGAtgaagttagaacatgcttggataattttaaaacatgcttgaataaatttaaaacattgTTGGAtgaagttagaacatgcttgaataaatattgaacactatttaataaagttagaacatgcttaaataaatttggaacatgcttgaataaattttgaaacaTGGTTGactaaagttagaacatgcttggataaatttagaaaggttgaataaatttagaacatgcttgaataaatttaaaacatgcttgaatggattaaaacatgcttgaataaatttagaacatggttgaataatttagaacatgcttgaatggatttagaacatggttgaataaatttagaacatggttgaataaatttataacatgtttaataattttagaacatacttgaattaatttagaacatgagcttgaaattttagaacatgtatatatgtatatgtgttgactaggttctcatgttctaaatttagaacattgttgaataattatagaacatgcttgaataaatttacaacatggttgaacaaatttagaacatcgtcgaataactttagaacatgcttgaataaatttagaacatgagcttgaaaatttagaacatgcttgaataatttaagaacatgcttgaattaatttagaacataagcttaaaaatttagaacatcgttgaataaatttagaacatgattgaataaatttagaacatggttgaacaaatttagaacatcgttgaataaatttagaacatgagcttgaaaatttagaacattgttaaataaatttagaacatggttgaaaaaatttagaacatggagagtgtaaaagtgttcttaccgtaagaagtgttcttacatgAGGAGGtgttcttatatatatatatatatatatatatatatatatatatatatatatatataggggagggatccggtgagaacacctccttatgtaagaacacttcttatggtgagaacacttttacactctctatgttctatatttattcaacaatgttctaaattttcaaactcatgttctaaatttattcaacgatgttctaaatatATTCAAGCAtgctttaattttattcaaccatgttctaaatttttaacctcgtgttctagattaattcaagcatgttctaaaattattcaaccatgttttaaatttttaacctcatgttctagattgattcaagcatgttctaaaattattcaaccatgttctaaatttgtaagctcatgttctaaatttatttaagcatgttctaaatttattcaagcatgttctaaatttattcaaacatgttctaaatttattcaacgatgttctaaattttcaaactcatgttctaaacttattcaaccatgtaataaacttatttaaccatgttctaaattaaatcaagcatgttctaaactattcaaccatgttctaaatttgtaagctcatgttctaaatttattcaagcatgttctaaatttattcaacgatgttctaaatttgttcaaccatgttctaaatttgttcaaccatgttctaaatttgtaagctcatgttctaaatttattcaagcatgttctaaatttattcaagcatgttctaaatttattcaagcatgttctaaatttattcaacgatgttctaaatttgttcaaccatgttctaaatttgttcaaccatgttctaaatttgtaagctcatgttctaaaattattcaatcatgttctaaatttttaagaacatgttctaaatttattcaagcatgttctaaatttattcaacgatgttctaaatttgttcaaccatgttctaaatttattcaagcatgttctaagtttattcaaacatgttctaaatttattatatGCTTTCCTATCACAATAAAAGCGGTATAAGTTAATTATCAAGAGGTTCAATCAAATTATAATgcgaattgaaaaaataaatcaaccACATAAATCAATAAAATAAGTTATTGAAATTACAAAAATGATAATTAAGCCAAAATTTGGAATAATACATTTGAAACAAATCTAAGAAGaattacaaaataaaaatcaaccaaaactttaaAATCTGTCCTCTTGAATTATTTCTGGTTCGAATGAATTAATTTGCAATCAGTTTACCGCAATTTCTCTGCCTCTCTCCTCAACATCTACCTCCATCTTCGCTGCCGCTCCACCCTCATTCGACTGAGTCGACTCGCTCCATCTCCACCGCCGTCTCTCAGTCTCTCTCCATAAGAAACCACCAGTACATCACCACAACCGCAGATATGATTCGCCACACCAAAATTGAAatcgattttgatttttggaattcAGAAATCAATTAAAATCGAATTTAATTGTTGAATTTAGATTTTGAAGAATCGATTGAAAATTCGATTTCAAAATTTCcgaacaattaattaaaaatgtcgATTGAAAAATCTATTTCGAAAAATCGATTGAAAATCTCTGATTGAAATTGATTGCGAATTGAGAAGTGTTGATTGATTGGAGGAGGCAGATGTTCTTACCAGATAATAGCAGCGGCGAGTGGCGAGTGGCGAGTTGCAGCGAGAGATGAGTTGTAGCAGCGGCGATAGATGAGTTGTAGCAGCGGCGAGAGATGAGTTGTAGCAGCGGCGGCGGCGAGAGGCCACCAGAAATCACCGACGATCTGAGAGCGGAGATCAGAGAACGTATATCAGAGAGCGGCGGCGGCGGAAAAAGGAACTGTAGCAGCGGCGGAGGCGAGAGGCCACCAAAATCACCGACGACCTGAGAGCGGAGATCAGATAACAGAGACCAGAGAGCGTCGGAGAGCGGCGAACAGAAACCGGCGAGACACGCCGGACATTGGTGGTGGAGAGCGATGAATCCGAAAAAGAGAGAGAGGGGGgggaattgaagagagagaaagtgcaccggaaaaatgaaacaaatacagtgaatgaataattaatttgggatatttaatcataataattaCGAAAATACCATTATGAAAAAGTGTTCTCATCGTAaggaagtgttctcaccgtaaggaaggctctcgtgagaacacttccttacggtgagaacacttcctTACGATGAGAACACTTTTTTATAATGGCATTTTTGtaattattatgattaaatatcccaaattaattattcattcactgtatttgtttcatttttccggtgcactttctctctcttcaattcccCCCCCTCTCTCTCTTTTTCGGATTCATCGCTCTCCACCACCAACGTCCGGCGTGTCTCGCCGGTTTCTGTTCGCCGCTCTCCGACGCTCTCTGGTCTCCGTTCTCTGATCTCCGCTCTCAGGTCGTCGGTGATTTTGGTGGCCTCTCCCCTCCGCCGCTGCTACAGTTCCTTGTTCCGCCGCCGCCGCTCTCGGATATACGTTCTCTGATCTCCGCTCTCAGATCGTCGGTGATTTCTGGTGGCCTCTCGCCGCCGCCGCTGCTACAACTCATCTCTCGCCGCTGCTACAACTCATCTATCGCCGCTGCTACAATTCATCTATCGCTGCAACTCGCCACTCGACACTCGCCGCTGCTATTATCTGGTAAGAACATCTGCCTCCTCCAATCAATCAACACTTCTCAATTCGCAATCAATTTCAATCAGAGATTTTCAATCGATTTTTCGAAATAGATTTTTCAATcgacatttttaattaattgttcgGAAATTTTGAAATCGAATTTTCAATCGATTCTTCAAAATCTAAATTCAACAATTAAATTCGATTTTAATTGATTTCTgaattccaaaaatcaaaatcgatTTCAATTTTGGTGTGGCGAATCATATCTGCGGTTGTGGTGATGTACTGGTGGTTTCTTATGGAGAGAGACTGAGAGACGGCGGTGGAGATGGAGCGAGTCGACTCAGTCGAATGAGGGTGGAGCGGCAGCGAAGATGGAGGTAGATATTGAGGAGAGAGGCAGAGAAACCGCGGTAAACTGATTGCAAATTAATTCATTCGAACCAGAAATAATTCAAGAGGACAGATTttaaagttttggttgatttttattttgtaattCTTCTTTGATTTGTTTCAAATGTATTATTCCAAATTTTGGTTTAATTATCATTTTTGTAATTTCAATAACTTATTTTATTGATTTATGTggttgatttattttttcaattcgcATTATAATTTGATTGAACCTCTTGATAATTAACTTATACCGCTTTTATTGTGATAGGAAAGCatataataaatttagaacatgtttgaataaacttagaacatgcttgaataaatttagaacatggttgaacaaatttagaacatcgttgaataaatttagaacatgcttgaataaatttagaacatgttcttaaaaatttagaacatgattgaataattttagaacacgagcttacaaatttagaacatggttgaacaaatttagaacatggttgaacaaatttagaacatcgttgaataaatttagaacatgcttgaataaatttagaacatgcttgaataaatttagaacatgattgaataaatttagaacatgagcttacaaatttagaacatggttgaaaaaatttagaacatggttgaacaaatttagaacatcgttgaataaatttagaacatgcttgaataaatttagaacatgagcttacaaatttagaacatggttgaatagtttagaacatgcttgaattaatttagaacatggttaaataagtttattacatggttgaataagtttagaacatgagtttgaaaatttagaacatcgttgaataaatttagaacatgtacgtttgaataaatttagaacatgcttgaataaatttagaacatgcttaaataaatttagaacatgagcttacaaatttagaacatggttgaataattttagaacatgcttgaattaatctagaacatgaggttaaaaatttagaacatggttgaataattttagaacatgcttgaattaatctagaacacgaggttaaaaatttagaacatggttgaataaaattaaagcatgcttgaataaatttagaacatcgttgaataaatttagaacatgagtttgaaaatttagaacattgttgaataaatatagaacatagagagtgtaaaagtgttctcaccataagaagtgttcttacataaggaggtgttctcaccggatccctcccTTATATAGAggaaggtgaaggaaataatgcccttggtccaagtatgcattctatgttaagtctaataaatgcggttcagtattaattaacaagttaataattcagtgagatcaagtgagctgaatgcctagctagaggccgcttcagttcaagtggaattaatgatattaatccacagcttactcttgactgaacccgtagggtcacacaaatagtacgtaaacggatcaagtatttaatggcattaaatactccatctatgaatattcggaatcgacggatcttggtttcagtgggagctgagatcgtcacaagcaagaaatgaatactccggaaacgatgatattaccggaaacggaaatatggatcgtatcggaaatataaatattatccaagtcgtagatgttgccggaaacggaaacatggtacgtatcggaaaatattatcggaaatggaaatattaccagaatcggaaatattgccggaaacggaaatattgtcagaatcggaaatattatcggaatcggaaaataattccggaaacggaaatattaaatatttgttcgaaacggaaattaattccggaatcggaaatgttaaatattgttcgtatcggaaatgaattccggaatcggaaatttaatcggaagcgtatcgtacgaataagtatcggacgaggcctgccggacgagggcccagcacgaagccaggccatcgcccagcaagccaagcgcgccacacaaacagccacgccaggcccagcgcaaggccaggcccagcaggccgtggcagcgcgcacagcgcgcgcagcgcgcgcgggtgcttgcgtgggcttgtggctcgcgcaggcctcgctgcgtgggctactgctcgcacgcacgcatgggcggcccatcgtggctgccgtgtgtgtgtgcgtaagtgtttgtgttcgtgcacgtttcctaaaacgtgcagagttcggttaatgattaaattcctaattctatttgataaattaattaaattagagttcttgtaggattctaggtttaattaatttgtatctgaataggattccaattccctttccataaccctataaatatgtggcctgggttcacaatttataacgagtttcaaagtattcaaagtgagtttttgagagaaaaattcagccacacatcttgctcaaaagtgccgaaaattctagtaccttaagggcgattctagttggtcaatcttaaggcggatccggacgtgctgtggactatctacggagggacgacacttggagtcctaaagacttgttcttgttcggttcgggcgcagctagggagggcacgcaacaaagagtatgcatctaaattatgctatatgattatgtgtaaataatatgtaatcctgggttaatggttgtttccgcatgatttatgtaatatcatatgtatcataacctaacagtggtatcacgagccccttattattttcataatctaaattgcatgaacatggttaaatattacaaatttgcaagaattaaaaggggtgattaattttcgtaattgttaattaattgcaaattgcgtttatttaattatacgtacgcagtttttcggcagtttcttcgttactcatccaaatcgagtaatttttgtgtcaattccgcatgtaaaaggcattctaaaattttgacaaaaataatatttttctgccgaacccagaattctcaaattcgaagcctaactatgacttttcgaaggttttagtttttcgaatgcaaaatttcgtaaatttaagatgttaaattaaacggatttttcatgaaatacccccgaattttggcgtaattcaccaaatgcccctcgactttcagaaattcataaaataaccctatttcaaaacttaatgtacgaaatacccctatttcaaaacTTAATACGCCAAATATATTTAATGACGTCATCAAACCTATAATCAACCAACTAACGTCTAATTAACTCATTTAATCCCTAATTAACACCCATAATCAACCTAATTAGCCCACCCATTAAACCACGACCCAcccatttctttcttttttctctcttcCCCCTTCTTCCATTAACTCATCATCCACCTCAACTATCATGGCAGCCATGTTTCTGACATCCCCCTCCTTCatctccacctccacctccacctccgcCTCCACCCTTGTCCACGCCTACCAAAACAACACACATCCACCCTTGCCAACGCCCACCAACGCCTTCCCTCCCTCTGCTTCCTCTCTCCCCTGGTCAACACTGCAATCAATCCATTGGCTTTCGAGCTAGTATCATCATCTCGTTTACCAGCTCTCCAGGAATGTAAATTAAGATCcgaaaatcgcaaaaaatcaaatcaaatactAAAATCGCATATAAGcaaaatcaatcaatcaattttttggGGGAAATTCCCTAGCGTCCATCTTATGGTCAGTATTCTTCGAAGCTTCACCACCGTCGCTGCGCTGATTCCCCCGACAGAAGAAGAAGGAGCCGAAGAAGTCGTAACCCTATGCATAGGCGGAGGCATGAGAGGTGGGGAAGAAGGTGATGGtgatttgaggagagagaaatcgaATCATTTCTCTAATGGAAGGATTCGGTTCAACAAGGTGGAGGAAGTGGTGCTGGCTGGTGGTGGTGCAACGAGGAGGCACAAGAAGACGGACATGAGAGAGGAGGGAATTGCAAGGTTGACCAACAACGTTTTCTGGTGAATTCAATTGATCGAAAAATTCCTGTTGAATTCAATTGAATTCAAGTGAAGAGGTTAATTAATTAGAAGGAGGAGAGAGGTTGTTTTTACTTGTGGCTGATGTTGTTATTGTTTCTTGGTGGTGGATGGCAAGTCGACGGAGCTGACGACACACGATGGTGAAGAGGCGGTCCTGGTGGAGCTAAGAAATTGACATCTATGGAAGAAACTGGAAGAAGAAATAGgggagaaagaaaagaaaaaagaaaaaaaatggggTAGTTAGGAGTTTAGTGGATTAATTGGGaaaaaatgggttaatgggTGCGTTAATTGGGTTAATCAGGGTTGATGATGTCATAAGGGTACTTCGTGTattaagtattgaaataggggtattttatgaatttctgaaagtcgaggggcatttggtgaattacgccaaaattcgagggtatttcatgaaaaatccgtaaattaaatatttgcgattcttgttgataaatcttgaatttttgattgacctactgtatatgtttaacaagtttgaatgcctagccttgttaattatgcaatctaatttgtaattatgattaatttgttgaaaattagaataatttagaattaatttgattttcataattaattataatttaattagaaacctatgattaaaaaccaccataaaaattgtaaatttatgataaattttaaatttttatgacctagacttgaatccataacaatcggaaatcaattggataataaattttcgattttttcgccctaaaattatgaaattaataatatttgttaatttgtcattaattttataaattttaaattttttatgcgattcgttcatataacttgcacgcacaaagcaatggacgcttcgtgttacccttaaggggtgttgtataatgcgggcatgcgacgacgagcaagggagctcgtcgcccgtgcggcacgaatgcaatgagcaagggcgtagtgcacgagcacaaggcagcagccctgccttgtgtcgtgggccacgagcaatggacgaatgggcatgggcgaagggcgagccaaggcagtcgcgtgtgggcagcaagcgagctgcgccacaacgcgcactgcctcgcgcaagagcgcgcagcgagcgcaagctcgcgtgccacgagcgctgcgcccagtgttgttcgcgcgcacagcgagcgatggctcgcgcgcacagcgagcgatgtcgcgcgcccagcgagcgatgtcgggcgcccaacgagcgatgtcgcgcgcacagcaagcgatgtcgcgcgcacagcgagcgatgtcgcgcgcccagcgagcgatggctcgcgcgcactgcgagcgatggctcgcgtgcgacgagcgctggcgcgcgcgcagcaagcaccacagcgtgcgatggcttgcgatggagatgcagcagctatgcgacgagcgcctgggctgcgcacacatggccagcgatggctgtgtgcgagcggcccatgggcgtgcaatgcgtagggtgtttgcgttacgattagatcgttttgaatgtttaatttgaaaatttcagttcacgtaattttaattaattttaaaattaataatttaaattattttcttggattttaattttgaatattgtaattataataaattttatttattctaattattttactaaaattaaaatcatgaattaatttaaacacgactgaaattaaattaaacttttggattcaattataaattcatatgagctttaaattttaattaaatttgtatgtttccggttagactagaaatacattttatgtttaaaattagtaaagcatatgaatttattggtttgagtgggagcgcttttagtcataaactcttgattaggtctacaaatccttaaggttaaaacaacttgattagaattaataaggactgaataattggtagattattggtgcccttgatt encodes:
- the LOC130459405 gene encoding secoisolariciresinol dehydrogenase-like; protein product: MASVSVLSAAARRLEGKVALITGGASGIGEYAAKLFTKHGAKDMIADIQDDLGQSVCKNIGPLVASYIHCNVTNEAHVQNALDSTMAQYGKLDIMFNLQQSKHFNSIFHHQNP